One Syntrophaceae bacterium DNA window includes the following coding sequences:
- the scpB gene encoding SMC-Scp complex subunit ScpB — MEHDKALVEALLFAAENPISLDRLREVLDMPKEAVQAAVLDLQREYQERRGGFTLEEVAGGFQFRTLPEYSTAIRKLKGRGPSSLTPAALETLAVVAYRQPIVKADIDRIRGVDAGGTLKGLVEKKLVRIVGRKDVPGKPILYGTTRRFLEIFDLQDLAELPTLREFGELAE, encoded by the coding sequence ATGGAGCATGACAAGGCCCTTGTGGAGGCGCTCCTGTTCGCCGCCGAGAATCCGATCTCCCTGGACCGGCTCCGGGAGGTCCTCGATATGCCGAAAGAGGCCGTCCAGGCGGCGGTCCTTGATTTGCAGCGGGAATATCAGGAACGGCGCGGCGGGTTCACCCTGGAAGAGGTCGCGGGGGGATTCCAGTTCCGGACCCTCCCGGAATACAGCACCGCGATCCGGAAGCTGAAAGGCCGCGGCCCCTCTTCCCTGACCCCGGCGGCCCTGGAGACACTGGCCGTGGTCGCCTACCGGCAGCCCATCGTCAAGGCCGACATCGACCGTATCCGAGGAGTCGACGCCGGCGGAACCCTCAAGGGACTGGTCGAGAAGAAGCTGGTCCGCATCGTCGGACGGAAAGACGTGCCGGGAAAACCCATCCTGTACGGGACAACCCGCAGATTCCTGGAGATCTTCGACCTTCAGGACCTTGCCGAGCTGCCGACCCTCCGGGAATTCGGCGAGCTGGCCGAGTAG
- a CDS encoding HU family DNA-binding protein, translating to MTKAELIGAIAGEAGITKAAAGKALDAFMGAVAKELKKSGKLGLVGFGTFSVIKRKAREGRNPQTGKAIKIPAKKVVKFKAGKGLGDKVK from the coding sequence ATGACGAAGGCAGAACTGATCGGGGCAATCGCAGGAGAAGCAGGCATCACGAAAGCGGCAGCAGGGAAGGCGCTGGACGCGTTCATGGGCGCCGTGGCAAAGGAACTGAAGAAGAGCGGCAAACTGGGTCTCGTTGGCTTCGGCACGTTTTCCGTGATCAAACGGAAGGCCCGCGAAGGCAGGAACCCGCAGACCGGCAAGGCCATCAAGATTCCGGCGAAGAAGGTCGTGAAGTTCAAGGCCGGCAAGGGTCTGGGAGACAAGGTGAAATAA
- a CDS encoding segregation/condensation protein A yields the protein MSYEVRLDIFQGPLDLLLYLIKKNEIDIYNIPIALITQQYLETLEWMKSLNLDLAGEYLVLASTLLLIKSRMLLPDETQDNAGEEETGEDPRQDLVRQLLEYQAFKEAALHLDGRPWLERDIFKRGSYPDLPPAGAEEEAIMEVGIVELVDAFRRIVSSLEQEELMQINSEKLSVTDRINEILEKLREAGQITFQELLEGGRDRRRIVYTFLALLELMKLRMIKAYQTGPFGAIRIFPAVEEEPDGA from the coding sequence ATGAGCTACGAAGTCCGGCTGGACATCTTCCAGGGACCGCTGGATCTCCTTCTGTACCTCATCAAGAAGAACGAGATCGACATCTACAACATCCCGATCGCCCTGATCACGCAGCAGTACCTGGAAACCTTGGAATGGATGAAATCGCTGAACCTGGATCTGGCGGGGGAGTATCTCGTCCTGGCCTCCACACTTCTTTTGATCAAGTCCCGGATGCTCCTGCCGGACGAGACCCAGGACAATGCCGGCGAAGAAGAGACGGGGGAGGACCCCCGGCAGGACCTGGTGCGGCAGCTCCTGGAGTACCAGGCCTTCAAGGAAGCGGCGCTGCATCTGGACGGCCGGCCCTGGCTGGAGCGGGACATCTTCAAGCGGGGATCCTACCCGGATTTGCCGCCCGCGGGAGCGGAAGAGGAAGCGATCATGGAGGTCGGCATCGTCGAGCTGGTGGATGCCTTCCGGCGGATCGTCTCCTCCCTGGAACAGGAGGAGCTGATGCAGATCAACTCCGAGAAACTGTCCGTCACCGACCGGATCAACGAGATTCTCGAAAAACTCCGGGAGGCCGGGCAGATCACTTTCCAGGAGCTCCTGGAAGGCGGCCGGGACCGCCGGCGGATCGTTTATACCTTCCTGGCCCTGCTGGAACTGATGAAACTGCGGATGATCAAGGCCTACCAGACCGGACCTTTCGGAGCAATCCGGATATTCCCGGCCGTGGAGGAGGAACCCGATGGAGCATGA
- the trpS gene encoding tryptophan--tRNA ligase, giving the protein MTKKRILSGMRPTGKLHLGNLHGALENWVRLQEHGDYECFYFVADWHALTSDYASTEEIRANSIEMVIDWLGAGLDPERSTLFVQSSILLHAELFVLLSMITPLAWLERNPTYKEMKAELAQKDLSTFGFLGYPVLQAADIILYKAYGVPVGVDQLPHVELTREIARRFNFLYRDIFPVPEPLLTEIPKLLGIDGRKMSKSYENSIYLSDRGDVLKQKVMAMFTDPQRQRKKDPGRPELCNVFTFHQLYSPPEEVESIAADCRSAGIGCIQCKGRLAERIAQRMAPAHERQEYYRSHPERVREIIEDGNGRALRVASATMAEVRDAVRIGL; this is encoded by the coding sequence GTGACGAAGAAACGGATCCTGAGCGGTATGCGCCCCACGGGGAAACTGCACCTGGGAAATCTGCACGGGGCCCTGGAAAACTGGGTCCGTCTCCAGGAACATGGCGATTACGAGTGTTTCTACTTCGTAGCCGACTGGCACGCCCTCACCAGCGATTATGCCAGCACGGAGGAGATCCGCGCCAACTCCATCGAGATGGTGATCGACTGGCTGGGCGCCGGCCTCGATCCGGAGCGGAGCACCCTCTTCGTCCAGTCTTCCATCCTTCTCCACGCCGAGCTCTTCGTGCTGCTGTCGATGATCACGCCCCTGGCATGGCTCGAACGGAATCCGACCTACAAGGAGATGAAGGCGGAGCTGGCCCAGAAGGACCTGTCCACCTTCGGTTTTCTGGGCTACCCGGTCCTGCAGGCGGCGGATATCATTCTATACAAGGCCTACGGCGTGCCCGTGGGGGTCGATCAGCTTCCTCACGTGGAGTTGACGAGGGAGATCGCCCGGCGTTTCAATTTCCTCTACCGTGATATCTTCCCGGTCCCGGAGCCCCTGCTTACGGAGATCCCGAAACTGCTGGGCATCGACGGCCGCAAGATGAGCAAATCCTACGAAAACTCCATCTACCTGTCCGACCGGGGGGATGTGCTGAAGCAAAAGGTCATGGCCATGTTCACCGATCCGCAACGGCAGAGGAAGAAGGACCCGGGCCGCCCGGAACTCTGTAACGTCTTTACGTTTCACCAGCTCTATTCCCCGCCGGAAGAGGTCGAGTCGATCGCCGCCGACTGCCGTTCCGCCGGGATCGGATGCATCCAGTGCAAGGGTCGCCTGGCGGAGCGGATCGCCCAGCGGATGGCCCCCGCCCATGAACGGCAGGAATATTACCGCAGCCATCCCGAAAGGGTCCGCGAGATCATCGAAGACGGCAACGGCCGGGCCCTCCGCGTCGCCTCCGCCACCATGGCGGAAGTGCGTGACGCGGTCCGAATCGGCCTCTGA
- the ispD gene encoding 2-C-methyl-D-erythritol 4-phosphate cytidylyltransferase produces the protein MKCEEARPVAPGKSTTGGKLPPKKTIAIIPAGGAGRRMGTGQAKQYLRLQGRPILAHTLQVLQESRSIDEIILVVPEADISRVRRDIVKAFDFKKISMVLPGGRERQDSVLSGLDAVGEDCRVVVVHDGVRPFPPASLIRRVVAEARRGRAVVVGTPARDTVKRADPDGRVLDTLERKEIWLIQTPQAFPAAMLKEAYRKACADNYYGTDDASLVERAGYPVVIIPGDSRNIKITTREDLATAEHLSANRRSRVGRS, from the coding sequence ATGAAATGCGAGGAAGCGAGGCCTGTGGCTCCCGGGAAATCCACGACCGGCGGGAAACTCCCGCCGAAGAAAACAATCGCGATCATTCCGGCCGGGGGCGCCGGCCGCCGGATGGGAACCGGACAGGCAAAGCAGTACCTGCGCCTCCAGGGGCGGCCCATTCTCGCCCATACCCTCCAGGTCCTCCAGGAATCCCGATCCATCGACGAGATCATCCTGGTTGTACCGGAAGCGGACATTTCCCGTGTCCGGCGGGACATCGTGAAGGCCTTTGATTTCAAGAAGATCTCCATGGTGCTACCGGGGGGGCGGGAGCGCCAGGATTCGGTGCTGAGCGGCCTCGACGCCGTGGGGGAAGACTGCCGGGTGGTCGTTGTCCACGACGGCGTACGTCCCTTTCCGCCGGCTTCGCTCATCCGCAGGGTCGTCGCGGAAGCCCGACGGGGAAGAGCCGTTGTCGTCGGCACTCCCGCCAGGGACACGGTGAAGCGAGCCGATCCGGACGGTCGGGTGCTGGATACCCTGGAGCGCAAGGAGATCTGGCTCATCCAGACGCCCCAGGCCTTTCCCGCGGCCATGCTCAAGGAGGCCTACCGGAAGGCCTGCGCAGATAACTACTACGGAACCGACGACGCCTCCCTGGTGGAGCGGGCTGGTTATCCCGTTGTCATCATCCCCGGCGATTCCAGGAACATCAAGATCACGACCCGGGAGGATCTGGCAACAGCGGAGCACCTCTCGGCAAACAGACGGAGCAGGGTAGGACGATCATGA
- a CDS encoding 2-C-methyl-D-erythritol 2,4-cyclodiphosphate synthase, with amino-acid sequence MKVGCGYDSHRLVEGRRLVLGGVEVPFEKGLLGHSDADALLHAVCDALLGAIGGGDIGRHFPDTDPAYRDINSLRLLEAVAGKAREAGCLVHHVDATIILERPRLAPFLPQMAANIARTLDVAGTGVNLKAKTNEGMGFIGRGEGIAVMAVVTVVKRERP; translated from the coding sequence ATGAAAGTCGGTTGCGGATACGACAGCCACCGCCTGGTGGAAGGACGTCGCCTTGTCCTGGGCGGAGTCGAAGTTCCATTCGAGAAGGGACTCCTGGGGCATTCCGACGCAGACGCCCTGCTTCATGCCGTCTGTGACGCCCTGCTCGGAGCGATCGGGGGAGGCGACATTGGAAGGCACTTCCCCGACACGGACCCGGCCTACCGGGACATCAACAGCCTCCGGCTCCTCGAGGCCGTGGCCGGGAAAGCGCGGGAGGCGGGATGCCTCGTCCACCACGTGGACGCCACGATCATCCTGGAGCGTCCGAGGCTGGCCCCCTTCCTGCCTCAAATGGCGGCCAACATCGCCCGGACCCTGGATGTAGCCGGGACCGGGGTCAATCTGAAAGCCAAGACGAACGAGGGAATGGGCTTCATCGGCCGTGGAGAGGGCATTGCCGTCATGGCAGTGGTCACCGTTGTCAAGAGGGAAAGACCATGA
- a CDS encoding CarD family transcriptional regulator, producing MFKVGDIAVYPAQGVGVIEAIENREVMGSRQLFYVMKIMGNGMKIMIPLHSAESVGLREVVPAADIPKIYAILRNKDVSIDKQTWNKRYREYLEKIKTGSVFEIARVLRDLLILKTDKNLSFGERKMMDTAKNLLVKEISVATKSEETKVEQDLQRFFTLQ from the coding sequence ATGTTCAAGGTTGGAGACATCGCCGTTTACCCGGCCCAGGGGGTCGGGGTGATCGAAGCCATTGAAAATCGTGAGGTCATGGGTAGCAGGCAGCTCTTCTACGTCATGAAAATCATGGGGAATGGCATGAAGATCATGATTCCGCTCCATAGCGCCGAATCGGTCGGTCTCCGGGAAGTGGTCCCGGCGGCGGACATTCCGAAGATCTATGCGATCCTTCGCAACAAAGACGTCTCCATCGACAAACAGACCTGGAACAAGCGGTATCGGGAATACCTCGAAAAGATCAAGACCGGCTCCGTCTTTGAAATCGCCCGCGTACTCAGGGATCTTCTCATCCTCAAGACGGACAAGAATCTCTCCTTCGGCGAGCGGAAGATGATGGACACCGCGAAAAACCTCCTGGTCAAAGAGATCTCGGTGGCCACCAAATCGGAAGAAACGAAAGTTGAACAGGACCTTCAGCGGTTTTTCACCCTCCAGTAG
- a CDS encoding rRNA pseudouridine synthase: protein MTEERLQKILARSGVSSRRKAEELVLQGRVSVNGEIRRELGSKADAVRDDIRVDGRRILPDETLVYLMLHKPAGTVTSLHDPEGRPTIRHLLEERLERLFPVGRLDYDSEGLLLVTNDGQFALRVAHPRYRVPKTYRVKVRGSLPPKTLRKLESGIDLPDGRFTPDAVAMEGKNPKSTWIQIIATEGRNRVIRRALEALGYPVQRLIRVAVGGVSLGDLAEGKSRPLKTSEIRQLLSYAEKPGEKSPPKPAGSAGKVASGRKPHGREYGDGPREKKSKRDSVSRSRNQRSGRPD, encoded by the coding sequence ATGACCGAAGAGCGACTCCAGAAGATCCTCGCCCGTTCCGGCGTATCCTCGCGCCGGAAGGCCGAAGAGTTGGTCCTCCAGGGGCGGGTCTCCGTCAACGGCGAGATCCGGCGGGAGCTGGGATCCAAAGCGGACGCCGTACGGGACGACATCCGGGTGGACGGCCGCCGGATCCTGCCGGACGAAACCCTCGTTTATCTGATGCTCCACAAGCCGGCGGGAACCGTGACCAGCCTGCATGATCCCGAAGGCCGGCCAACCATACGGCATCTTCTGGAGGAGCGGCTGGAGCGCCTGTTTCCCGTGGGGAGGCTGGATTACGACTCGGAGGGCCTCCTGCTCGTGACCAACGACGGTCAGTTCGCCCTTCGGGTGGCTCATCCGCGTTATCGCGTCCCGAAAACCTACCGGGTCAAAGTGCGGGGATCCCTGCCGCCGAAGACCCTGAGGAAACTGGAATCGGGAATCGATCTCCCGGACGGGCGGTTCACTCCCGACGCGGTGGCCATGGAGGGAAAGAATCCCAAGAGCACGTGGATCCAGATCATCGCCACAGAAGGAAGAAACCGGGTGATCCGCAGGGCTCTGGAAGCGCTCGGATACCCCGTCCAGCGGCTGATTCGCGTGGCCGTCGGGGGCGTTTCACTTGGGGATCTGGCGGAAGGGAAATCGCGGCCCCTCAAGACGAGCGAGATCCGCCAACTGCTGTCGTACGCGGAAAAGCCCGGAGAAAAAAGCCCCCCAAAACCGGCCGGATCGGCGGGCAAAGTCGCCTCCGGACGGAAGCCCCATGGCCGGGAGTATGGAGACGGGCCCCGGGAAAAGAAGAGCAAACGTGATTCCGTCAGCAGGTCCCGGAATCAACGATCCGGCAGGCCCGATTGA
- a CDS encoding PIN domain-containing protein, producing the protein MKALITRLFLILACSVSGYFIAYLSFDGLWQSFLGVIAGLFTALFVIKVEQDIRKVSLKVIMGGVIGMIIGLLIAVILAYGLNFVGKIQENQQILPWVYVILTGTLGYLGLVLGSKKVEEFSFFGSGAAKEPADYRILDTSVIIDGRIADIAETGFLEGRLVVPRFVLDELQYIADSSDSLKRSRGRRGLDILNRMQRTGGITIDVVDQDFPKIKSVDAKLVALAKKSDGKIITNDFNLNKVAELQGIKILNVNELANALKPVVLPGEMMTVKIIKEGKEQGQGVGYLDDGTMIIVDNGQRHIGSTVDAMVTSVLQTTAGRMIFSEMKAPAPDKKPYPSSNRA; encoded by the coding sequence GTGAAAGCATTGATCACGAGGCTTTTTTTGATTCTGGCGTGTTCTGTAAGCGGATATTTCATTGCTTATCTGTCATTCGACGGATTATGGCAATCATTCTTGGGAGTCATAGCAGGATTATTCACAGCCCTCTTTGTAATCAAGGTAGAACAGGACATCCGGAAAGTATCCCTGAAAGTCATCATGGGCGGCGTGATCGGAATGATCATCGGTCTGCTGATCGCGGTCATTCTGGCCTATGGATTGAATTTCGTCGGGAAAATTCAGGAGAACCAGCAGATCCTCCCCTGGGTCTATGTGATCCTGACCGGAACCCTGGGATATCTTGGACTCGTCCTCGGATCCAAGAAGGTGGAGGAATTTTCCTTCTTCGGGAGTGGTGCGGCGAAGGAGCCCGCTGACTACCGGATCCTGGACACGAGCGTCATCATCGACGGCCGGATTGCAGACATCGCGGAAACGGGTTTTCTGGAAGGACGGCTCGTCGTGCCACGTTTCGTTCTCGACGAGTTGCAGTACATCGCCGATTCTTCGGACTCGCTGAAGCGGTCCCGGGGACGCCGGGGGCTGGATATCCTCAACCGGATGCAGCGTACCGGCGGCATCACCATCGACGTGGTGGACCAGGACTTTCCCAAGATCAAGAGCGTTGACGCCAAACTGGTCGCCCTGGCAAAAAAGTCGGACGGCAAGATCATCACCAACGACTTCAACCTGAACAAGGTGGCCGAACTTCAGGGCATCAAGATCCTGAACGTCAACGAACTGGCCAACGCCCTGAAGCCGGTGGTCCTGCCCGGCGAGATGATGACCGTCAAGATCATCAAGGAAGGCAAGGAACAGGGCCAGGGGGTCGGATACCTCGATGACGGAACCATGATCATCGTGGATAACGGCCAGAGGCATATCGGGTCCACCGTGGACGCAATGGTCACCAGCGTGCTGCAGACAACGGCGGGGCGCATGATCTTCTCGGAGATGAAGGCTCCCGCTCCCGACAAAAAACCCTATCCATCATCCAATCGAGCGTAG
- a CDS encoding glutamate--tRNA ligase, which yields MSPEGPRVRFAPSPTGDLHVGGARTALFNWLFARQHHGTLILRLEDTDALRSTEEFERNLLEDLDWLSLSWDEGPGVGGPFGPYRQSERLPLYRSVLDRLLEEGCVYPCYCTDEELEAERASLLARGRPPRYGGRCRDLSDEERRRMEDGGRHPAYRFRVPPGEIVFEDLIRGTMRFHAGDLGDFIIVRSNGLPAYQFAVVIDDHAMQVSHVIRGEDHLSNTALQLCLYEALGYPPPVFAHHGLVLGEDRAKLSKRHGSTSVRQFREQGFLPEAFVNYMALLGHTPEGGKDILNRGELTAAFSLTRAGKGGAVFDGAKLRWLNGQYLRHCDAEVLEERLRPLLEKAGYPPDRMPDRKTLSDILEILRDNMVVLEDAIPYLPAFLDADPPRSAEADALLLTPDGRIVLDALREGLREAAGADPWYGPLIHRIQDRTGFRGRRLLLPVRAALTGLLKGPELEKIFAWLGREAALKRVDRLRIP from the coding sequence ATGAGTCCCGAAGGCCCCCGTGTCCGCTTCGCCCCTTCTCCCACGGGTGACCTGCACGTCGGAGGCGCCCGGACCGCTCTCTTCAACTGGCTCTTCGCCCGGCAGCACCACGGAACCCTGATTCTGCGCCTGGAAGACACGGACGCCTTGCGCTCCACGGAGGAATTCGAACGGAACCTTCTGGAAGATCTGGACTGGCTCTCCCTCTCCTGGGACGAGGGGCCGGGAGTGGGAGGCCCGTTCGGCCCCTACCGCCAGAGCGAACGCCTTCCCCTCTACCGTTCCGTCCTCGACAGGCTCCTCGAGGAAGGCTGCGTATACCCATGCTATTGCACCGACGAGGAACTGGAGGCCGAACGGGCGTCCCTGCTGGCCCGAGGCCGACCGCCCCGGTACGGCGGCCGCTGCCGAGACCTGAGCGACGAGGAGCGCCGGCGCATGGAGGACGGAGGGAGACACCCCGCCTATCGTTTCCGCGTGCCTCCCGGCGAGATCGTCTTCGAGGACCTGATCCGGGGAACCATGCGGTTCCATGCCGGCGACCTGGGTGATTTCATTATCGTCCGGTCCAACGGACTACCGGCCTACCAGTTCGCTGTCGTCATTGACGACCACGCCATGCAGGTCTCCCATGTCATCCGCGGAGAGGACCACTTGTCGAACACGGCCCTGCAGTTGTGCCTGTACGAGGCCCTGGGGTATCCACCGCCGGTCTTTGCCCACCACGGTCTGGTCCTCGGAGAGGACCGGGCCAAACTCAGCAAGCGGCACGGCTCCACCTCCGTCCGCCAGTTCCGCGAGCAGGGGTTTCTGCCGGAGGCGTTCGTCAACTACATGGCCCTCCTGGGCCACACGCCGGAGGGAGGCAAAGACATCCTGAACCGCGGGGAACTGACGGCGGCGTTCAGCCTGACCAGAGCGGGCAAGGGAGGCGCCGTGTTCGACGGCGCGAAGCTGCGGTGGCTCAACGGCCAGTACCTGCGGCATTGCGACGCGGAGGTACTGGAGGAGCGGCTCCGGCCGCTGCTGGAGAAAGCAGGATATCCACCAGACAGAATGCCCGACAGGAAGACCCTCTCGGACATCCTGGAGATTCTCCGGGACAACATGGTCGTTCTCGAGGATGCCATTCCCTACCTTCCGGCCTTTCTGGACGCGGACCCGCCCCGTTCCGCCGAGGCCGATGCGCTCCTCTTGACGCCGGACGGCCGGATCGTTCTGGATGCACTCCGGGAAGGCCTCCGGGAGGCCGCCGGCGCAGATCCCTGGTACGGGCCGCTCATTCACCGGATCCAGGATCGGACAGGATTCCGGGGGCGAAGGCTTCTGCTCCCCGTGCGGGCGGCCCTGACGGGCCTTCTCAAGGGACCGGAGCTGGAGAAGATTTTTGCCTGGCTGGGACGGGAAGCCGCCCTGAAACGGGTGGATCGTCTCCGGATTCCCTGA
- a CDS encoding TolC family protein encodes MKRIVFLACMMLTVLFLQQISPTSALADDYSLDEALRTALRNSEKILLSGENVVIAETTREKAWAVLIPKLTAYGGQTWYSGRKTNTTGTLIQPDEGNSWGVRVDQAFSLSGRELTALSISRDNIDKSRKDLDAVRDEILLQTVYAYFDVLKAGKSLEIADANLERLAKYRHLAEKRLRLGEVTKTALLRAEGELSGARADRIRAENGLSLTKAVLARVLGIKGPVGVKESAGESGEIPPLDRLLEKAITQRPELQALEIQKAATDKQIWYARGGYWPTVALSGVYQKTGQTPETASLNKETAYAAVSLNFPFFEGGLRLAEVKEAMARSRQAALALEDLKKTIGIEVEGARLDLVTQQGVLKFQQDQAAFARDNYQAVSRQYEFGLASSLDVIDANTLLVTSEQKLAEASINYQVSWLRMKRVTGDLLPSVLAKQ; translated from the coding sequence ATGAAAAGAATCGTCTTTCTTGCCTGCATGATGCTGACCGTCCTATTCCTCCAGCAAATCAGTCCGACTTCCGCTCTTGCCGATGACTACAGCCTCGATGAGGCCCTCCGGACGGCCCTTCGCAATTCCGAGAAGATCCTGCTGTCCGGGGAGAATGTGGTCATCGCCGAAACGACACGGGAGAAAGCCTGGGCGGTCCTGATTCCCAAATTGACGGCCTACGGCGGCCAGACCTGGTATTCAGGGCGAAAAACCAACACCACCGGGACGCTCATTCAGCCGGACGAGGGAAACTCGTGGGGCGTGCGCGTGGACCAGGCATTTTCCCTGAGCGGGCGGGAGCTGACGGCTCTCAGCATTTCCAGGGACAACATCGACAAGAGCCGGAAGGATCTGGATGCCGTACGGGATGAAATCCTGCTGCAGACAGTCTATGCCTATTTCGACGTCCTGAAGGCCGGGAAGTCCCTGGAAATCGCCGACGCCAACCTGGAGCGGCTGGCGAAATACCGTCACCTGGCGGAGAAGCGGCTTCGTCTGGGAGAGGTGACCAAGACCGCGCTCCTCCGTGCGGAAGGGGAACTGTCCGGGGCCCGGGCCGACCGGATCCGGGCGGAAAACGGGCTAAGCCTGACGAAGGCCGTCCTGGCCCGGGTCCTGGGAATCAAAGGGCCTGTCGGTGTAAAGGAAAGCGCCGGCGAGTCCGGGGAAATTCCGCCGCTCGACCGGTTGCTTGAGAAGGCTATCACTCAGCGTCCGGAACTCCAGGCGCTGGAGATTCAAAAGGCCGCGACGGACAAGCAGATCTGGTATGCCCGGGGAGGATACTGGCCGACGGTGGCCTTGAGCGGCGTCTATCAGAAGACCGGCCAGACGCCGGAAACGGCGTCCCTGAACAAGGAAACCGCCTACGCCGCCGTTTCTCTCAACTTTCCGTTTTTCGAGGGCGGACTCCGGCTGGCCGAGGTCAAGGAGGCAATGGCCCGGAGTCGCCAGGCAGCACTGGCGCTCGAAGATCTGAAGAAAACGATCGGCATCGAGGTCGAAGGAGCCCGGCTGGATCTGGTCACCCAGCAGGGGGTCCTCAAGTTCCAGCAGGATCAGGCGGCCTTTGCCCGGGACAATTACCAGGCGGTCTCCCGGCAGTACGAATTCGGCCTGGCATCCAGTCTCGACGTCATCGACGCCAATACGCTCCTGGTGACGTCGGAGCAGAAACTGGCCGAGGCTTCCATCAATTACCAGGTATCCTGGCTCCGCATGAAGCGGGTTACCGGGGATCTTCTTCCGTCGGTGCTTGCGAAGCAGTGA
- a CDS encoding site-2 protease family protein — protein sequence MRRFSLAHILLFTATFATTLLAGALQQGVNPLEDPLSVWKGLPFSLTLLFILAAHEFGHYRMARRHGIDVTLPYFIPAPSIIGTFGAFIKMKSPIPNRRVLLDVGAAGPLAGLIVSVPILLAGLYLSDTTTAAPEGQGIALGSSLLFSLLTWLVHGSTPDDLNLILHPVAFSGWIGLLVTCLNLLPVGQLDGGHVAYAVLDRRQKYLSAAFVAGLLILGFTGWTGWLVWGAILVVMGVRHPPVLFEWIPLDARRRAIGWITLGLFVATFIPVPFRDF from the coding sequence ATGCGCCGCTTCTCCCTCGCTCACATCCTGCTTTTCACGGCCACATTCGCCACGACGCTCCTCGCGGGCGCCCTGCAGCAGGGGGTGAATCCGCTGGAGGATCCTCTGTCCGTTTGGAAGGGGCTTCCCTTTTCCCTGACCCTGCTCTTCATCCTCGCAGCCCACGAATTCGGCCATTATAGGATGGCCCGGCGGCACGGCATCGACGTGACGCTGCCCTATTTCATCCCCGCGCCGTCCATCATCGGCACATTCGGGGCCTTCATCAAGATGAAGTCCCCCATACCCAACCGCAGGGTTCTCCTGGACGTAGGAGCCGCCGGCCCCCTGGCGGGGCTGATCGTCTCCGTCCCGATCCTCCTGGCCGGCCTGTATCTCTCCGATACGACGACCGCCGCTCCGGAAGGCCAGGGCATCGCCCTGGGGAGTTCCCTCCTCTTCAGCCTGCTCACCTGGCTCGTTCACGGCTCGACCCCGGACGACCTGAACCTGATCCTCCACCCCGTGGCCTTCTCCGGCTGGATCGGCCTCCTGGTGACATGCCTGAACCTGCTCCCGGTCGGGCAGCTCGACGGAGGCCATGTGGCCTACGCCGTTCTGGACCGGAGACAGAAATATCTCTCCGCAGCCTTTGTGGCGGGGCTTCTGATCCTGGGGTTCACCGGGTGGACGGGCTGGCTCGTCTGGGGGGCGATTCTGGTCGTCATGGGAGTCCGTCACCCGCCGGTCCTGTTCGAATGGATCCCGCTGGACGCGCGCCGGCGCGCCATCGGCTGGATCACCCTGGGGCTGTTTGTGGCGACGTTTATACCCGTTCCGTTCCGGGATTTCTAA
- a CDS encoding integration host factor subunit beta, translating into MNKSGLIEALSKRENLTEKKATDVINLIFKGFTDELKKSGRIEIRGFGSFVVRKYEAYTGRNPKTGRSIQVSPKRLPFFKVGKELKERVDGLE; encoded by the coding sequence ATGAATAAATCCGGTCTTATTGAAGCGTTAAGCAAGCGGGAAAATCTGACGGAAAAGAAGGCAACCGACGTCATCAACTTGATTTTCAAAGGTTTCACCGATGAGTTGAAAAAAAGCGGTCGGATCGAAATCCGGGGATTCGGCAGCTTCGTGGTGAGAAAATACGAGGCCTATACCGGACGAAATCCCAAGACCGGCCGGAGCATTCAGGTGTCGCCGAAGAGGCTGCCCTTCTTCAAGGTGGGCAAAGAACTCAAGGAAAGAGTGGACGGGCTGGAATAA